Proteins co-encoded in one Fusarium fujikuroi IMI 58289 draft genome, chromosome FFUJ_chr06 genomic window:
- a CDS encoding related to protein involved in sporulation and meiosis, with translation MAANSPRSAQATSAMPPPAHPASIPSRMHINILMSPPDQTHDSFYYHTGKADSSFSSSKDASGQTPMSPPISPCNRPMATTETPTNSTGRDIVLYPDDASSSPAQIPLFPTAEDRDHSRTIEEHIQKNINDKIFVEVQPPTRNDYELVVSFQSQLNKAYAQNPKAWMLSVTKQARDDNHRIALAKARARPLAAKAPKISRPRTDNNRVLKPPGRTIRVQPTNSPRRPTPQLSVNDIAEPKPRAQGPDKDFASLPDLCPPPSVAPDKANWFKVDWKGQPLDNSKDPNRHLLSSDEITLASNLRLDCATYLASKRRIFIGRLSNYRRGKGFRKTDAQQACKIDVNKASKLWMAFDNAKWFREELLEPFKDVVLN, from the coding sequence ATGGCGGCCAATTCTCCTCGCTCTGCGCAAGCGACCAGCGCAATGCCTCCTCCAGCTCATCCTGCCTCAATTCCTTCCAGGATGCATATCAACATTCTGATGTCGCCTCCAGACCAAACCCACGATAGCTTCTATTATCACACCGGAAAGGCcgactcctccttctcatccagcAAGGACGCTTCAGGGCAGACTCCAATGTCTCCCCCCATCTCGCCTTGCAACAGACCGATGGCCACCACTGAGACACCAACAAACTCAACGGGCCGTGATATCGTTCTCTACCCAGATGATGCGTCTTCCAGTCCAGCCCAGATTCCCCTATTCCCAACCGCTGAGGACCGTGACCACAGTCGAACGATTGAGGAACACATACAAAAGAATATCAACGACAAGATTTTTGTTGAGGTGCAACCCCCGACACGCAATGACTATGAGCTTGTGGTTTCGTTTCAGTCGCAACTCAACAAAGCTTACGCACAAAACCCAAAGGCATGGATGTTGTCAGTGACTAAGCAGGCTCGTGACGACAATCATCGCATAGCTCTAGCAAAAGCACGCGCTCGTCCCTTGGCGGCCAAAGCCCCCAAGATATCCCGGCCTCGCACCGATAATAATCGTGTTCTGAAACCTCCCGGGCGAACTATTCGCGTTCAACCCACGAACAGCCCAAGACGACCAACTCCTCAGCTCAGTGTCAATGACATCGCTGAGCCTAAACCTCGGGCTCAAGGCCCAGACAAAGATTTTGCATCACTGCCGGACTTGTGTCCACCCCCGAGCGTGGCCCCCGACAAAGCGAACTGGTTCAAAGTTGATTGGAAGGGGCAGCCACTCGACAACAGCAAGGATCCTAATcgacatcttctttcttctgaCGAAATAACGCTTGCAAGCAATCTCCGCCTTGACTGTGCGACGTACCTAGCCAGCAAGAGACGCATTTTCATAGGCAGGCTTTCCAATTATAGGCGAGGGAAAGGCTTCCGCAAGACCGACGCCCAACAGGCTTGCAAGATTGATGTCAATAAGGCCTCCAAGCTGTGGATGGCCTTTGACAATGCCAAATGGTTTAGGGAGGAACTCCTGGAGCCATTTAAGGACGTCGTTCTGAACTAG